A genomic window from Triticum urartu cultivar G1812 chromosome 7, Tu2.1, whole genome shotgun sequence includes:
- the LOC125520737 gene encoding uncharacterized protein LOC125520737 isoform X1, translating into MATSPRLASSPSCIINIHVTLALISKFLGKFTSTVRLSCGSYGWYQLVLLVLISWPLTWLGKLPDEVLLRSLLVLLPCRQGVKQGVFTISESLLASYLPLR; encoded by the exons ATGGCCACAAGTCCACGGCTGGCCTCCTCACCGTCTTGCATCATCAACATACATGTCACACTG GCTCTTATCAGCAAGTTCCTCGGCAAGTTCACATCAACAGTTAGGCTAAGCTGTGGGAGCTATGGTTGGTACCAATTGGTCTTGCTAGTTTTAATTAG TTGGCCATTGACATGGTTGGGGAAGCTTCCAGATGAGGTCCTTCTCAGATCTCTACTGGTGTTGTTGCCTTGTAGGCAGGGGGTGAAACAGGGTGTGTTTACCATTTCAGAATCACTACTCGCTTCATATCTTCCCCTCCGTTGA
- the LOC125520737 gene encoding uncharacterized protein LOC125520737 isoform X2 has product MVKNFEALISKFLGKFTSTVRLSCGSYGWYQLVLLVLISWPLTWLGKLPDEVLLRSLLVLLPCRQGVKQGVFTISESLLASYLPLR; this is encoded by the exons ATGGTTAAGAACTTTGAG GCTCTTATCAGCAAGTTCCTCGGCAAGTTCACATCAACAGTTAGGCTAAGCTGTGGGAGCTATGGTTGGTACCAATTGGTCTTGCTAGTTTTAATTAG TTGGCCATTGACATGGTTGGGGAAGCTTCCAGATGAGGTCCTTCTCAGATCTCTACTGGTGTTGTTGCCTTGTAGGCAGGGGGTGAAACAGGGTGTGTTTACCATTTCAGAATCACTACTCGCTTCATATCTTCCCCTCCGTTGA